In Flavobacterium gelatinilyticum, a genomic segment contains:
- a CDS encoding IPExxxVDY family protein, producing the protein MAIHRLDLDEFDEIDYYLMAIHTSLEDYRLAYFINQNLPINLSKSKNEIHAQTKEGEANFSRFYYYDSEKAVSWNLIQNKNEIISVSTNDFQNLFSNETSEVSTTIHLLPEFKKVDFFLKIDNSEETVNFSEIQQKLNSIESIAAIYAVDTNKIKSKNNLIF; encoded by the coding sequence ATGGCTATTCATAGATTGGATTTAGACGAATTTGACGAAATTGATTATTATTTAATGGCGATTCATACTTCATTAGAAGATTACAGACTGGCCTATTTTATCAATCAAAACCTTCCGATAAACTTAAGTAAGAGCAAAAACGAGATTCATGCTCAGACTAAAGAAGGTGAGGCAAATTTTTCGAGATTTTATTATTATGATTCTGAAAAAGCGGTTTCGTGGAATTTGATTCAGAATAAAAATGAGATCATTTCTGTGAGTACAAATGATTTCCAGAATTTGTTTTCTAATGAAACAAGTGAGGTTTCTACAACAATTCATTTACTTCCTGAATTCAAAAAGGTAGATTTTTTCCTGAAAATTGATAACAGCGAGGAGACTGTCAATTTTTCAGAAATTCAACAAAAATTAAATTCAATTGAAAGTATAGCTGCAATTTATGCTGTAGATACCAATAAAATAAAATCAAAAAACAATCTAATTTTTTAA
- the rnc gene encoding ribonuclease III, with protein sequence MNIIKKIFSKSRSLEDGIFFDTIQKILGFQPVNIEFYRRAFTHRSSNKLDENGHPINYERLEFLGDAMLSAVIAAHLFNKAPNGDEGYLTKMRSKIVSREHLNELGKDLNLVKFVESKVPVQHFGENIHGNIFESLVGAIYLDKGYSYCERFIQKRVITPYVDIARLEGKVISYKSLVIEWCQKEKRVFHYDIFEDNGIDGQRLFGVKLSIDDKVVARARATSKKKAEEKASQRAYFAFQEKIDKK encoded by the coding sequence ATGAATATTATCAAAAAAATATTTTCTAAATCCCGTTCTCTAGAAGACGGGATTTTTTTTGACACTATTCAGAAAATTCTTGGTTTTCAGCCCGTTAATATTGAATTTTATCGAAGAGCATTCACACATAGGTCATCAAATAAACTAGATGAAAACGGACATCCTATAAATTACGAACGACTTGAATTTTTAGGAGACGCTATGTTAAGTGCCGTAATTGCTGCACATCTGTTTAATAAAGCTCCAAACGGAGACGAAGGTTATTTAACAAAAATGCGCTCAAAAATTGTCAGCCGCGAACATTTAAATGAACTTGGCAAAGACTTAAATTTAGTAAAGTTTGTTGAGAGCAAGGTTCCTGTACAGCATTTTGGAGAAAATATTCATGGTAATATTTTTGAGTCGCTGGTAGGTGCTATTTATTTAGATAAAGGGTATTCGTATTGCGAAAGGTTTATTCAGAAAAGAGTAATTACACCTTATGTTGATATTGCAAGACTTGAAGGAAAAGTAATAAGTTACAAGAGTTTGGTTATCGAATGGTGTCAGAAAGAAAAAAGAGTTTTTCATTATGATATTTTTGAAGATAATGGTATTGACGGACAACGCCTGTTTGGTGTTAAATTAAGTATCGATGATAAAGTAGTTGCAAGAGCAAGGGCGACTTCAAAAAAGAAAGCAGAGGAAAAAGCTTCGCAAAGGGCATATTTTGCATTTCAGGAAAAAATTGACAAGAAATAA